One stretch of Pseudomonas azotoformans DNA includes these proteins:
- a CDS encoding MBOAT family O-acyltransferase — protein sequence MVFASLEFLTLFLPAFLLIYALARPSWRNVILLIGSWLFYGWLSPLFLFLHMVLTVVAWVGGLLVDRSREDGKGRVRLLIALIVFNTAVLCWYKYANIVAGTVSEVITWYGAMPLDWQRVALPAGLSFIVLQAISYLVDVHRHTVPVERSFINYATYISMFGHSIAGPIIRYDWVRRELNQRYFNWANFSLGARRFMIGMGMKVLVADTLSPLVDIAFHLENPSLVDAWIGCLAYSLQLFFDFAGYSAMAIGLGLMLGFHFPENFNRPYLASSIQDFWRRWHLSLSSWLRDYLYIALGGNRDGVWRTYRNLFLTMAIAGLWHGGDSWNYLLWGAAHGVALCVDRAWSRSSLPSIPPVLSHILTLLFVCLAWTLFRAPDFHSALTMYAGQFGLHGMALGDAMAVAMRPAHGMAALLGLVCIIAPIWQVRCEQRFGTQPWFVLAASLWPVAGFVLSFALIASRDAVPFLYFQF from the coding sequence ATGGTCTTTGCCTCACTCGAATTCCTCACGTTGTTCCTGCCGGCCTTCCTGTTGATCTACGCGCTGGCTCGTCCGAGCTGGCGCAACGTCATCCTGTTGATCGGCAGCTGGTTGTTCTACGGCTGGTTGAGCCCGCTGTTCCTGTTCCTGCACATGGTGTTGACCGTGGTGGCATGGGTCGGCGGCTTGCTGGTGGACCGCTCCCGTGAGGACGGCAAAGGCCGCGTGCGCCTGTTGATCGCGTTGATCGTGTTCAACACGGCGGTGCTGTGTTGGTACAAGTACGCCAACATCGTCGCCGGCACGGTGAGCGAGGTGATCACCTGGTACGGTGCGATGCCGCTGGACTGGCAGCGTGTGGCCCTGCCGGCCGGCTTGTCGTTCATCGTGTTGCAGGCGATTTCCTACCTGGTGGATGTGCACCGGCATACGGTGCCGGTGGAGCGCAGCTTCATCAACTACGCCACCTATATCTCGATGTTCGGCCACTCGATTGCCGGCCCGATCATCCGTTACGACTGGGTTCGCCGCGAGCTGAACCAGCGTTATTTCAACTGGGCGAATTTCTCCCTCGGCGCGCGGCGCTTCATGATCGGCATGGGCATGAAAGTGCTGGTGGCTGACACCTTGTCGCCGCTGGTGGATATCGCCTTCCACCTGGAAAACCCCAGCCTGGTGGACGCCTGGATCGGTTGCCTGGCGTATTCGCTGCAACTGTTCTTCGACTTCGCCGGCTACAGCGCCATGGCCATCGGCCTGGGGCTGATGCTGGGCTTCCACTTCCCGGAAAACTTCAACCGGCCGTACCTGGCCAGCAGCATCCAGGATTTCTGGCGGCGCTGGCACTTGTCCTTGTCCAGCTGGTTGCGCGACTACCTGTACATCGCCCTGGGCGGTAACCGCGACGGTGTGTGGCGCACCTACCGCAACCTGTTCCTGACCATGGCGATTGCCGGGTTGTGGCACGGCGGCGACAGCTGGAACTACCTGTTGTGGGGGGCCGCTCATGGCGTGGCGTTGTGTGTCGACCGGGCCTGGTCGCGGTCGAGCCTGCCGAGCATTCCGCCGGTGTTGTCGCACATCCTGACCTTGCTGTTTGTGTGCCTGGCCTGGACCTTGTTCCGTGCGCCGGACTTCCATTCGGCACTGACCATGTACGCCGGCCAGTTCGGCCTGCACGGCATGGCCTTGGGTGACGCGATGGCCGTGGCCATGCGCCCGGCCCATGGCATGGCGGCGTTGCTGGGCCTGGTGTGCATCATCGCGCCGATCTGGCAGGTGCGTTGCGAACAGCGCTTCGGTACCCAGCCGTGGTTTGTGCTGGCGGCTTCGCTGTGGCCGGTGGCCGGGTTTGTGTTGTCGTTCGCGCTGATCGCCAGCCGCGACGCCGTACCGTTTCTGTACTTTCAGTTCTAA
- a CDS encoding alginate O-acetyltransferase AlgX-related protein — MPAPTAPTPPSELAVRTSPLAAWVLVPFLAAGLLSCAWLMVKGPISYVPAKVDSDMLLHGDLTHRFAKELAKAPMAIQAANLERGGSWLAFGDTGPRVRQGCPGWLFISDELRINRHAEANAQAKAQAVIDLQKQLGQKGIDLQVVVVPDKSRIAAAERCGLYRPAVLDGRIQDWTKQLQAAGVSALDLTDTLKPLGANAYLRTDTHWSEIGSNAGAQALAQRIQQRGIQATPEQTFDITQAPLAVRPGDLVRLAGLDWLPPKLQPPGESVAASTAHETGGATSNADDLFGDAGLPNVALIGTSFSRNSNFVGFLQKALNAPVGNFSKDGGEFSGAAKAYFESPAFKQTPPKLLIWEIPERDLQTPYDVITPGQ; from the coding sequence ATGCCCGCTCCTACTGCGCCGACGCCCCCGAGTGAACTGGCCGTCCGCACCAGCCCCCTGGCGGCCTGGGTGCTGGTGCCTTTTTTGGCGGCGGGGTTGCTGTCCTGCGCCTGGCTGATGGTGAAGGGGCCGATCAGTTATGTGCCGGCCAAGGTCGACAGCGACATGCTGCTGCACGGCGACCTGACCCACCGTTTTGCCAAGGAACTGGCCAAGGCGCCCATGGCGATCCAGGCCGCCAACCTGGAACGCGGCGGCAGTTGGCTGGCGTTCGGTGATACCGGGCCGCGGGTACGTCAGGGTTGCCCGGGCTGGCTGTTTATCAGCGACGAGCTGCGCATCAACCGGCATGCCGAGGCCAATGCACAGGCCAAGGCCCAGGCGGTGATCGACCTGCAAAAACAACTGGGTCAAAAAGGCATCGACCTGCAAGTGGTGGTGGTGCCGGACAAGAGCCGCATCGCCGCCGCCGAACGTTGTGGCCTGTACCGCCCGGCGGTGCTCGACGGCCGTATTCAGGACTGGACCAAACAGTTGCAGGCGGCCGGCGTTTCCGCGCTGGACCTGACCGACACCTTGAAGCCCCTGGGCGCCAATGCCTACCTGCGCACCGACACCCACTGGAGCGAAATCGGTTCCAACGCCGGCGCCCAGGCGCTCGCGCAGCGCATCCAGCAGCGCGGCATCCAGGCCACGCCGGAGCAGACCTTCGACATCACCCAGGCGCCCCTCGCCGTACGCCCGGGCGACCTGGTACGCCTGGCCGGCCTGGATTGGTTGCCGCCCAAGTTGCAGCCGCCAGGGGAGTCGGTCGCGGCCAGCACCGCCCATGAAACCGGCGGCGCGACCAGCAATGCCGACGACCTGTTTGGTGACGCCGGCCTGCCCAATGTGGCGCTGATCGGCACCTCGTTTTCGCGCAACTCCAATTTTGTCGGCTTCCTGCAAAAAGCCCTGAATGCGCCGGTCGGCAATTTCAGCAAGGACGGGGGCGAGTTCTCGGGGGCGGCCAAGGCCTATTTCGAAAGCCCGGCCTTCAAGCAAACACCGCCCAAGCTGTTGATTTGGGAGATACCGGAGCGGGATCTGCAAACGCCCTACGATGTAATTACGCCTGGTCAGTAA
- the bcsQ gene encoding cellulose biosynthesis protein BcsQ has translation MSFTDGLFVLLGKDVSRDVQGLNARLHFFGSIPVDDGTPFPAQTPSANAQSQPVDKAVRRACVVALVSVNGGVGRSTLATALSSGLQRLGESVVAVDLDPQNALRMHFGVSPGSPGIGPSSLRNAHWDALQQPGFVGSSVITFGDTDLRQQDDLQRWLKHEPDWLAQRLSALDLSARHTVIIDTPAGNNVYFHQALSVADVVLVIAQADAASLGTLDQLDVLLAPHLERERAPHVHFVINQLDEDNAFSLDMVEAFKQRLGAKEPLEVHRDLAISEALAFGTDPLDSQALTLAGDDINEICRLLIARRKQR, from the coding sequence ATGAGCTTTACTGACGGTCTTTTTGTGTTGCTTGGAAAAGATGTCAGCCGTGACGTTCAGGGGTTGAATGCGCGGCTGCATTTTTTTGGCAGCATCCCTGTGGATGACGGCACCCCGTTTCCCGCGCAAACCCCCAGTGCGAATGCACAGTCCCAGCCGGTAGATAAGGCTGTGCGGCGTGCGTGCGTGGTGGCATTGGTGTCGGTCAATGGTGGAGTGGGGCGCAGTACCCTGGCCACCGCGTTGAGCAGCGGCCTGCAGCGCCTGGGTGAATCAGTGGTCGCTGTCGACCTGGACCCGCAGAACGCGCTGCGCATGCACTTCGGCGTCAGTCCGGGTTCGCCGGGTATCGGCCCGAGCAGCCTGCGCAATGCGCACTGGGATGCTCTTCAGCAGCCCGGCTTTGTCGGCAGTAGCGTGATCACCTTTGGCGACACCGACCTGCGCCAGCAAGACGACCTGCAACGCTGGCTCAAGCATGAGCCGGATTGGCTGGCGCAACGCTTGTCCGCCTTGGACCTGAGCGCCCGTCATACCGTGATCATCGACACCCCCGCCGGTAACAACGTCTATTTCCATCAAGCCCTGAGCGTGGCCGATGTGGTGTTGGTGATCGCCCAGGCAGATGCCGCGTCTCTGGGCACCCTGGACCAACTCGACGTGCTGTTGGCGCCGCACCTTGAGCGTGAGCGTGCGCCACACGTGCATTTTGTGATCAACCAACTGGATGAAGACAATGCCTTCAGCCTGGACATGGTCGAGGCTTTCAAGCAGCGCCTGGGCGCTAAAGAGCCACTGGAAGTGCACCGCGACCTGGCGATCAGCGAGGCGCTGGCGTTTGGCACCGACCCCTTGGACAGCCAGGCATTGACCTTGGCCGGGGACGATATCAATGAGATTTGCCGGCTGTTGATAGCACGCAGGAAACAACGGTAA